In the Podospora pseudocomata strain CBS 415.72m chromosome 5, whole genome shotgun sequence genome, one interval contains:
- a CDS encoding hypothetical protein (COG:Q; antiSMASH:Cluster_14; EggNog:ENOG503NXJJ), whose translation MATHNVAVAFDKRESIPGPSPLPLLGNIRDIDVKNTVRSLNELADSYGPIYRLKLGVANVIIISSYGLINEVLSRKEFIKYPVGTVMRMRDVIHDSLITAFHHEENWAIAHRTLVPAFGPLAIKQMFGEMHDIGSQLVQKWIHSGPITAIDVAADLQSLALDTLAL comes from the exons ATGGCCACGCACAATGTTGCTGTCGCCTTTGACAAACGGGAGTCTATCCCTGGTCCGTCACCGCTCCCACTGTTGGGGAATATTCGAGACATCGATGTCAAAAACACTGTTAGAAGTCTTAATGAGCTCGCTGACTCTTATG GACCGATCTACCGCTTGAAACTCGGGGTCGCCAATGTCATAATCATTTCCAGCTATGGACTCATCAATGAAGTCTTGTCCCGGAAGGAGTTCATCAAGTATCCCGTTGGGACCGTGATGCGCATGAGAGACGTGATTCATGACAGCCTCATCACTGCCTTCCACCATGAGGAAAACTGGGCGATTGCACATCGCACCTTGGTTCCTGCTTTTGGACCCTTGGCCATCAAACAAATGTTTGGCG AGATGCATGATATTGGCTCTCAGCTCGTGCAGAAGTGGATTCATTCGGGGCCCATCACTGCTATCGACGTCGCGGCAGATTTGCAAAGTCTTGCGTTGGACACACTTGCGCTGTAG
- a CDS encoding hypothetical protein (COG:S; antiSMASH:Cluster_14; EggNog:ENOG503P2IF) — protein sequence MGNQVLSIGGVTDKIKSVDAAPQGLLLFDMTAQTWNDKYDAKAKNYVRAKSLDEWYQNGSMDKVVWSSEQVRALFVTDADAEPPGSAPSKLPDIPNGTEQADSRQDFSTTQTPVGAIAGAGAGGMLALAIIVSLVIWMIHHHKKAKKEKDKTTQWPLPLKHSSESPIMEMPIYEPEFDRLCGYWYPSGLANNTVRDSARMSVQRVEVSVDHDHWELPVAPKDHSVHGLRRVTRGVGMGIDHNNWDLQDRRSF from the exons ATGGGAAATCAGGTGCTCAGTATCGGCGGCGTCACTGATAAAATCAAGTCCGTGGATGCAGCTCCACAAGGCTTACTACTCTTTGACATGACTGCCCAAACCTGGAACGATAAATATGACGCCAAAGCCAAGAATTATGTTCGGGCTAAAAGTCTGGACGAGTGGTATCAGAACGG AAGTATGGACAAGGTTGTCTGGTCTTCCGAGCAGGTGAGGGCCCTGTTTGTGACAGATGCGGACGCTGAACCTCCAGGGAGCGCGCCTAGCAAGCTACCAGACATCCCCAATGGCACAGAGCAAGCGGACTCACGCCAAGATTTCTCAACGACTCAAACTCCAGTCGGGGCTATCgcaggagccggagccgggggAATGCTTGCTCTGGCTATCATAGTTTCTCTGGTGATTTGGATgatccatcatcacaaaaaagccaagaaagaaaaggacaAGACCACCCAGTGGCCGCTGCCTCTAAAACATTCCAGCGAATCTCCAATCATGGAGATGCCAATTTACGAACCGGAATTTGATAGGCTTTGTGGTTACTGGTACCCATCAGGACTAGCAAACAACACAGTGAGGGACAGTGCGCGGATGTCGGTGCAAAGAGTCGAAGTCAGCGTCGACCACGACCATTGGGAGTTGCCAGTGGCCCCAAAGGATCACTCGGTTCATGGGTTAAGACGAGTAACTAGGGGGGTTGGCATGGGAATCGATCACAACAATTGGGATCTGCAAGATAGGCGAAGTTTCTGA
- a CDS encoding hypothetical protein (SMCOG1005:Drug resistance transporter; SMCOG1005: EmrB/QacA; COG:U; antiSMASH:Cluster_14; EggNog:ENOG503P0JI) produces the protein MAQQSPHDASQPPAHLVTDQQISVERSEQVGGELNAWKAGRQEWMILLTLSIISFIIAVDVMILIPALPTLAHELGGTSAATFWTGTSFLLANAALVPCIGAVSDIFGRRELLMVSLLFFTVGTVVCCTSHTMTQLLAGRTLQGVGAGGIQTMSYIIVSDIVPLRQRPKYGNFTLLAWGLGAICGPVLGGVITEHTTWRWLFYINFPICCLGLLIVPLTVNLRPEKKRTFAENLAAVDWAGGVLFIASISSFLVGLTWAGIQFPWNSYQTLVPIIVGAVGLLLTVVYEKRVPAFPFLRVSVFNSLSAVLVYICTTVHGFLLFSHLFYIMFYYQSIKAINPTIVAVIMVAVNLVLFPASIVTGLMITRFGSFLWAVWGGLAVTTLGNGLLFLLDRDRSVAATVFILLVSSIGQGLLLSALNVATQTMAKTVDVAYAVTMFMFMRTLGMCLGVALGGTTFQNVLLRALEERKVADALVIAVDAESFVARLHAMQSGPTKDAILESYVKGFHGVFGLLVGLSASCLLASFFMKHHTLDRKLDSEHKLQGRHSAKGDVSA, from the exons ATGGCACAGCAATCACCCCACGATGCCAGCCAACCTCCAGCTCATCTCGTAACGGACCAACAGATTAGCGTCGAACGCAGCGAACAGGTGGGGGGAGAGTTAAACGCATGGAAGGCCGGGAGACAGGAGTGGATGATTCTGTTGACACTGTCCATTATCTCTTTCATCATTGCT GTTGATGTCATGATTCTGATTCCAGCACTGCCT ACACTCGCCCATGAACTCGGCGGAACGTCTGCAGCAACCTTTTGGACAGGCACATCTTTTCTGCTGGCCAACGCAGCACTTGTTCCCTGCATTGGCGCCGTGTCTGACATCTTTGGTCGCCGTGAGCTGCTCATGGTGTCGCTTCTTTTCTTTACCGTGGGGACAGTGGTATGTTGCACATCCCACACCATGACCCAGCTGCTGGCCGGCCGAACCTTGCAAGGTGTTGGGGCCGGTGGCATCCAGACAATGTCCTACATCATCGTGTCGGATATTGTGCCTCTCAGGCAGAGACCAAAATACGGCAACTTCACCTTGTTGGCCTGGGGCTTAGGCGCCATCTGTGGTCCCGTCCTTGGCGGTGTGATTACTGAGCACACAACATGGAGG TGGCTCTTTTACATCAACTTTCCCATCTGCTGTCTTGGGCTCTTGATTGTTCCTCTCACAGTCAATCTCAGgccagagaagaagagaactTTTGCGGAGAACCTTGCCGCTGTTGactgggctggtggtgttttaTTCATCGCCAGCATCTCAAGCTTCTTGGTCGGGCTCACTTGGGCAGGAATCCAATTTCCGTGGAACTCCTATCAAACACTTGTGCCAATCATCGTGGGTGCGGTTGGCCTGTTGCTAACGGTGGTTTATGAGAAACGCGTCCCTGCTTTCCCATTCTTGAGGGTCTCAGTCTTTAACAGCCTGTCTGCGGTGCTTGTTTACATCTGCACCACAGTTCATGGATTTCTG CTCTTCTCGCACCTGTTTTACATCATGTTCTATTACCAGTCCATCAAGGCCATAAACCCGACAATAGTGGCTGTCATTATGGTGGCGGTAAACCTGGTTCTTTTCCCCGCCAGCATCGTCACAGGCCTGATGATTACACGGTTCGGGTCATTTTTATGGGCTGTTTGGGGTGGGCTGGCAGTGACAACATTGGGGAATGGTCTGTTATTCCTCTTGGACCGAGACCGTTCAGTGGCAGCAACTGTCTTCATCTTGCTTGTTTCCAGCATCGGCCAGGGACTTTTGCTCAGCGCGCTCAACGTGGCTACGCAGACCATGGCCAAGACAGTTGATGTCGCGTATGCAGTCACCATGTTCATGTTTATGCGGACACTCGGCATGTGTTTGGGAGTTGCCTTGGGCGGCACAACATTCCAAAATGTGCTGCTGAGAGCACTTGAAGAAAGGAAAGTCGCTGATGCTCTCGTCATTGCAGTTGATGCAGAATCATTTGTGGCGAGACTCCACGCCATGCAAAGCGGCCCCACAAAGGATGCGATACTCGAGTCTTATGTGAAAGGGTTTCATGGTGTATTCGGCCTGTTGGTAGGTCTCTCAGCGTCGTGCTTATTGGCAAGCTTCTTCATGAAACACCACACCCTAGATAGGAAGTTGGATTCCGAACATAAACTGCAGGGCAGGCATTCCGCAAAGGGGGATGTGAGCGCCTAG
- a CDS encoding hypothetical protein (EggNog:ENOG503P1GJ; antiSMASH:Cluster_14; COG:S): MESPNGGQSSLAAAIAALPSCALACIQAAMANSTCSPLDNACRCTNAAYNAQVSQCVLGSCTIREGLTTRNITAGICGVEPYVDHSAKGIFIAFTALTTVFVGLRFLARQARNVHVWWDDVMSFVGVASVIALLGIMMNLYEIGMGSDMWSIKHENITRIFLLMWVAMFLYGVARTVSRVSIMLFYFRIFENTPGRRLRIAVLVLDVLSCSALILLVLFPCRPISHFWDRWDGEHEGTCLDFYGEAVGIGIKDIIVDVIIITLPLPWISKLNLNRKKKIMSSILFSVGLCVIIVSAGRIAVVDKFVHSTNPTVDMMDLAILSVVELSLGIICACLPSVKPLLNYQNVPFLKSTRATKDSATPKYYPDFRSGNSGQSGGTIQKKIRVTYSTAATDNNSADRDESPLVMHPHASLRTHLPSGCTYDWYPGLHPSPPAPGIREAFGTSHQCFSYFDGSAKGGMEAVDKLVDHLLTHGPYDAILAFSMGGALAATLLLRPDQQDTQVREAKSKIKSVVFLSSIMPSGWDELESGRVTFLKANRVSEENKIAIPTVHAWSNKDVHYPGMAKQVMNMCKQETRVEVKHGAGHGIPSVQGEASELARVITHMLERL; this comes from the exons ATGGAATCTCCGAACGGAGGGCAATCCTCTTTGGCAGCGGCTATTGCTGCTCTGCCATCTTGTGCT TTGGCCTGCATCCAAGCAGCCATGGCGAACTCGACATGTTCACCGCTCGATAATGCCTGCCGGTGTACCAATGCAGCTTACAACGCTCAAGTTAGCCAATGTGTGCTTGGAAGCTGCACAATCAGGGAAGGGCTCA CAACCCGAAATATTACGGCCGGTATCTGCGGCGTTGAGCCCTATGTCGACCATTCCGCCAAAGGAATCTTCATCGCCTTCACTGCCTTGACCACAGTCTTTGTCGGCCTTCGGTTTCTTGCGCGACAGGCGAGAAATGTTCACGTCTGGTGGGATGACGTTATGAGCTTCGTGGGAGTC GCTTCCGTGATTGCTCTTCTCGGAATCATGATGAACT TATATGAAATCGGCATGGGGTCCGATATGTGGTCCATTAAACATGAAAACATCACACGAATCTTCTTGTTGATGTGGGTGGCCATGTTTCTCTATGGTGTGGCCAGGACAGTTTCCAGAGTGTCCATTATGCTGTTTTATTTTCGCATCTTTGAGAACACCCCTGGCCGCCGTCTCAGGATTGCAGTTCTGGTTCTGGATGTTCTCAGCTGCTCTGCTCTGATCCTGCTGGTCCTCTTTCCGTGCCGCCCCATCAGTCACTTTTGGGACCGTTGGGATGGCGAGCACGAAGGGACCTGTCTTGACTTTTACGGCGAGGCAGTTGGCATCGGTATCAAGGACATCATAGTCgatgtcatcatcattacACTTCCTCTGCCTTGGATTTCCAAGTTGAACTTGAatcgcaagaagaagatcatgAGTAGCATCTTGTTTTCTGTAGGACTTTG TGTTATTATTGTCAGTGCCGGCCGAATTGCTGTCGTGGACAAATTTGTTCACTCAACGAATCCCACTG TTGATATGATGGATCTTGCAATCCTCTCTGTTGTTGAACTCTCACTCGGTATCATCTGTGCTTGTCTCCCGAGTGTAAAGCCACTGCTCAACTATCAAAACGTTCCGTTCCTAAAGTCCACCAGGGCTACCAAGGACTCCGCAACGCCAAAATATTACCCGGACTTCAGGAGTGGAAATTCAGGGCAATCTGGTGGCACTATCCAAAAGAAGATACGCGTCACGTACTCAACGGCTGCGACTGATAACAACAGCGCAGATAGAGACGAGAGTCCCTTGGTGATGCATCCGCATG CTTCCCTCCGCACACATTTACCGTCAGGATGCACATATGACTGGTATCCAGGACTCCATCCTAGCCCGCCTGCGCCTGGTATCAGAGAGGCGTTCGGAACCAGTCATCAGTGTTTCTCCTACTTTGATGGCTCAGCAAAAGGGGGTATGGAGGCAGTGGATAAACTGGTTGATCATCTCCTCACCCATGGCCCCTATGATGCCATTCTTGCTTTCTCGATGGGTGGTGCGTTGGCCGCAACCCTCTTGCTCCGACCAGACCAGCAAGACACTCAAGTCCGAGAAGCTAAGAGCAAGATCAAGAGTGTCGTTTTTCTTTCCAGTATCATGCCATCGGGCTGGGATGAATTGGAAAGCGGGAGAGTTACCTTTTTGAAGGCGAACAGGGTATCCGAGGAAAACAAGATTGCAATCCCTACTGTCCACGCTTGGAGCAACAAGGACGTGCATTACCCTGGGATGGCGAAGCAGGTTATGAATATGTGTAAACAGGAGAccagggtggaggtgaaaCATGGTGCTGGTCACGGAATTCCCAGTGTCCAGGGGGAAGCGTCCGAGCTAGCAAGGGTCATAACGCACATGCTAGAGAGACTTTGA
- a CDS encoding hypothetical protein (COG:O; antiSMASH:Cluster_14; EggNog:ENOG503NVI6), giving the protein MRIIIESKALLSALRSVVSYNPFVDLDHKVLSLNKPYTILGHHMSELEALHERCKTSHQKGEVKPDENANPDDPLVETTADHLELLLNYLKTKVYKGRIETEQELHRRNMCTFQMLRLLFRPGTTVYVESGGKLAAHVVHAMVNDTAILSDNRRDFGPHQILLWLLRFDGRFVGRSTTSVVVPPFEGEREITSLKVFPTELFDKKDGGETKARLEAQGMQWLKLLRGQPAFYQCDPSDRAALVLQNRHVVRRNASEESMDFEDAASHKPNIREARKAGSLSGRVYVDSAAYYYEFEEEAPEICNVNDIGRNLAMCGCEEW; this is encoded by the exons ATGAGAATCATTATCGAGTCAAAAGCCCTCCTCAGCGCTCTACGCTCGGTAGTCTCATACAACCCTTTCGTTGATCTTGACCATAAAGTCTTGTCACTAAACAAACCTTACACTATCCTGGGTCACCACATGAGCGAGCTTGAAGCACTCCATGAACGATGCAAAACCAGTCACCAGAAGGGTGAAGTCAAACCGGACGAGAACGCCAACCCGGATGACCCCTTGGTTGAAACAACTGCCGACCATCTGGAACTGCTTCTGAACTATCTGAAGACAAAGGTATACAAAGGAAGGATCGAGACCGAACAGGAGCTGCATCGGAGGAATATGTGTACTTTCCAGATGCTACGGCTTCTCTTCAGGCCGGGCACGACAGTATACGTGGAATCTGGAGGTAAACTCGCTGCCCATGTGGTCCATGCCATGGTTAATGACACCGCCATTCTTTCAGACAACCGTCGAGACTTTGGGCCGCATCAGATCCTATTGTGGTTGTTAAGGTTTGATGGCAGATTTGTCGGAAGGAGCACGACGTCAGTTGTTGTGCCACCATTCGAGGGAGAACGTGAAATCACATCACTGAAGGTTTTCCCAACGGAACTTTTCGACAAGAAAGACGGTGGCGAGACCAAAGCGAGATTGGAAGCACAGGGAATGCAATGGCTCAAACTCTTACGTGGTCAACCGGCCTTCTATCAATGCGACCCGTCTGACCGGGCGGCACTTGTTCTCCAAAACAGACACGTTGTTAGGAGGAACGCAAGTGAGGAAAGTATGGACTTTGAAGATGCTGCTAGTCACAAGCCCAATATACGCGAAGCCAGGAAAGCGGGTTCG CTCAGCGGTCGAGTTTACGTCGATTCTGCAGCCTACTACTACGAGTTCGAAGAGGAAGCACCGGAAATCTGCAACGTCAATGATATTGGACGCAATTTGGCGATGTGCGGGTGTGAAGAGTGGTGA
- a CDS encoding hypothetical protein (antiSMASH:Cluster_14; EggNog:ENOG503P41H) encodes MASFRLADPRTTTAAVRSYSLKVEKERPEDPLSQALGATVQQADHQQSIQRIKAQEWVSWLQNDCSSDPIFDPLEQQRKELIRVLQEFQRLFVPPGDVISGITHSSLPSIATLQAAVNDARVGWEAKHETGIGLARNRFLRFMETMDDHSFLFKFVPTEDKYISLLTGVVASVVKVPYPAPPSIASANYQKIAEGFSLALVEIRENLRLVQKKTQVANTKEMQRLVVALFLASFNKGFHDKTVKAMVDGIPKTIGDIRNEAQHTTELRIEHMHQKMNDLEPILARLLQPGIQTHADTQQQVNAKVAAAAQGFQRLGENAVHQLECVEDQVTHAP; translated from the exons ATGGCGTCATTTAGACTAGCAGATCCTAGGACTaccacagcagcagttcGATCCTACAGTCTCAAAGTCGAAAAAGAAAGGCCAGAAGATCCTTTATCCCAAGCACTCGGTGCCACGGTTCAGCAGGCAGACCATCAACAAAGTATTCAACGTATCAAAGCACAGGAGTGGGTTAGCTGGCTCCAGAATGACTGCTCTAG TGATCCGATTTTTGATCCGTTAGAGCAACAGCGCAAAGAGTTGATTCGAGTCTTGCAAGAGTTTCAAAGACTCTTCGTCCCTCCAGGAGACGTAATATCCGGGATTACTCACTCGTCACTTCCTAGCATTGCAACATTGCAAGCGGCAGTCAATGACGCCCGTGTTGGATGGGAGGCCAAGCATGAGACTGGCATTGGCCTCGCCAGGAATCGGTTCCTCCGCTTCATGGAGACAATGGATGATCACTCATTCTTATTCAAGTTTGTTCCGACAGAGGACAAGTACATCAGCCTCCTCACCGGAGTCGTGGCATCGGTTGTCAAGGTACCTtacccagcaccaccctccatc GCCTCAGCGAACTACCAGAAGATTGCCGAGGGATTCTCACTTGCACTTGTGGAAATAAGGGAGAACCTGAGATTGGTGCAGAAGAAAACACAAGTGGCAAACACAAAAGAAATGCAGAGGCTTGTCGTGGCACT ATTTCTGGCCTCGTTCAACAAAGGATTTCATGACAAGACGGTAAAAGCCATGGTTGATGGTATCCCAAAGACAATCGGCGACATCCGCAACGAGGCGCAACACACTACTGAGCTCCGCATTGAGCACATGCATCAAAAGATGAACGACCTGGAGCCAATTTTGGCCAGGCTGTTACAGCCTGGAATCCAGACTCATGCGGACACACAGCAGCAGGTCAATGCGAAAGTTGCCGCAGCAGCACAGGGCTTCCAGAGACTGGGTGAGAATGCTGTGCATCAGCTCGAATGTGTTGAGGATCAGGTCACACACG CGCCTTGA
- a CDS encoding hypothetical protein (COG:Q; SMCOG1034:cytochrome P450; antiSMASH:Cluster_14; EggNog:ENOG503NXJJ), translated as MDTRFNSLSRDADEPHKLVNALNGIFSEVTVRAARPAWFTKLQWSANRKFDENNAFLRKLAHEVISHRRANPSQKKDLLNALVNGKDPATGNSLTDDCIINNMMAFLIAGSETTGNLLAFLLYYLLANPKAYATLREEIDRVVGSDPLAPEHLNKLPYTKACLREALRLQPTVPVLAVKPVDVDGPIVLGHKWELDGPQTILILLHHLHRDPSVWGENAKDFNPERMLDKNFAKLPPNAWKPFGNGQRSCIGNEFAFQEATIAVALLFQKFDFSFADPDYKLTIKQAASIKPANLFVHAKLRPGVDALSTNQGVVHEDTIGKPAPATENVFSGVNDLKPIIVYYGSNMGTSMELANNLAKSAIQRGFQCTAAALDEATGSLRPGVLSVFISSSYDGQPTNNGAKFIDWISALSPNSLTGVEFVVFGCGNREWRDTFQRIPNLIFALLEKHGAISIAAKGSADAAEGDVLAQFVTWQASDFWPCVASLHGVAPGTTDEALRVAVVHRKPTFQSIQTGVSAIVKKVYRLTDDRVRPKYHLELELPEGHNYEVGGYLEILPCNPLELVKRALRALGLKEDDVLELHSSASTPLPTGVPLLAKDLLSHHLDLNQPATVKQLELLRDHCEVAEDKQALNSILEEGNRTNVLTRRPSVLQILEAVKIGNLPMSALIGLLPPLKPRPYSISSSPLSSPSRCTLTWSVLQHPGLSHPRFNQITTYGLASNFLSALKDGDALSVTVKPSHAAFRPWALAARVDIFYAFSQDTENTESAGCKYAQDRLWLERVRVMDLWEQGARMYVCGSRLVNEGVKDVLKRMYVEGVQKQNGQDLTEAQVEEWWASTRRDRYAVDVF; from the exons ATGGACACACGATTCAACTCCTTGTCTCGAGATGCGGATGAGCCGCACAAGCTCGTCAATGCCTTGAACGGCATATTTTCCGAAGTCACAGTGCGGGCTGCCAGACCAGCGTGGTTTACCAAGCTGCAGTGGTCTGCGAATCGCAAGTTCGACGAGAATAACGCTTTTCTCCGCAAACTCGCCCACGAGGTGATCAGTCACCGCAGAGCAAACCCATCCCAGAAGAAGGATTTGTTGAATGCCCTGGTGAACGGCAAAGACCCGGCCACAGGTAATTCCTTGACAGATGATTGCATCATAAACAACATGATGGCGTTTCTGATTGCTG GATCAGAGACAACTGGCAATTTGCTTGCGTTTCTGCTTTACTACCTCCTGGCAAACCCAAAGGCATACGCAACGCTACGAGAGGAGATCGAtagggtggtggggagtgACCCTTTGGCCCCCGAGCATCTGAACAAGTTGCCGTACACCAAGGCTTGCCTGAGAGAAGCACTTCGGCTGCAACCTACGGTTCCCGTTCTAGCTGTCAAGCCAGTGGATGTAGATGGCCCGATCGTACTGGGACACAAGTGGGAGCTCGACGGACCGCAGACCATTCTTATTTTGcttcaccatcttcatcgaGATCCTTCTGTTTGGGGTGAGAATGCCAAAGACTTTAACCCTGAAAGAATGTTGGACAAGAACTTTGCGAAATTACCGCCCAACGCATGGAAG CCATTCGGAAATGGGCAACGATCCTGTATTGGGAATGAATTCGCCTTCCAAGAAGCCACTATTGCCGTTGCACTTCTCTTTCAGAAATTCGACTTCTCATTCGCGGACCCGGATTACAAACTCACCATCAAACAAGCGGCAAGTATCAAGCCAGCAAACCTCTTTGTACACGCCAAACTAAGACCTGGAGTCGATGCATTGTCGACTAACCAGGGCGTTGTGCACGAGGACACCATCGGGAAACCCGCTCCAGCCACAGAGAACGTATTTTCAGGCGTCAATGACCTAAAACCGATCATTGTCTACTACGGTTCCAACATGGGAACATCAATGGAGCTTGCCAATAACCTGGCAAAGTCAGCTATTCAGCGAGGTTTCCAGTGCACAGCAGCGGCTCTTGATGAAGCCACCGGGAGTCTCAGGCCGGGAGTTTTGTCTGTATTCATCAGTTCGTCTTATGACGGACAGCCCACAAACAACGGGGCCAAGTTCATTGACTGGATCTCAGCATTGAGTCCAAACTCCCTGACGGGGGTTGAATTTGTGGTTTTTGGGTGTGGCAACC GGGAATGGAGGGACACCTTTCAGCGTATCCCAAATCTTATCTTTGCTCTCTTGGAGAAACACGGTGCGATATCCATCGCGGCAAAGGGAAGTGCAGATGCTGCCGAGGGCGATGTGCTCGCCCAGTTTGTGACGTGGCAGGCCAGTGACTTTTGGCCGTGTGTTGCGAGCCTTCACGGCGTCGCTCCTGGAACCACAGATGAAGCATTGCGTGTTGCGGTTGTGCATCGCAAACCTACTTTTCAGTCTATTCAGACGGGTGTTAGCGCCATTGTGAAGAAGGTCTATCGGCTTACTGATGATCGAGTTCGACCGAAATACCATCTTGAACTTGAGCTTCCGGAGGGGCACAACTACGAGGTCGGCGGCTATCTCGAGATACTGCCGTGCAACCCCCTGGAGCTTGTCAAACGAGCGCTCAGAGCCTTGGGGCTCAAAGAGGACGATGTACTTGAATTACACAGCTCGGCTTCAACCCCGCTACCTACTGGTGTGCCACTCCTGGCAAAAGACCTCCTTTCTCACCATTTGGATCTGAACCAGCCAGCTACTGTCAAG CAACTGGAGCTTCTCAGGGATCACTGCGAAGTGGCAGAGGACAAGCAGGCCCTGAACTCGATCCTCGAAGAAGGCAACAGAACCAATGTCTTGACTCGTCGTCCGTCTGTCCTTCAGATTCTAGAGGCTGTCAAGATTGGCAACCTTCCCATGTCCGCCCTAATaggcctcctcccaccactcaAACCCAGACCTTACTCTATTTCATCCTCGCCATTATCATCACCGTCAAGATGTACTTTGACTTGGTCCGTCTTGCAGCACCCAGGTCTATCCCATCCTCGGTTTAATCAAATCACCACTTACGGCCTCGCTTCCAACTTCCTGTCTGCGCTCAAAGACGGAGATGCGTTGTCTGTTACAGTGAAACCCAGTCATGCCGCATTTCGGCCC TGGGCTTTGGCTGCGAGAGTCGACATTTTCTACGCTTTCTCCCAAGACACAGAGAATACAGAGAGTGCAGGGTGCAAGTATGCTCAGGATAGACTTTGGCTGGAGCGAGTTCGGGTGATGGACCTGTGGGAACAGGGAGCAAGAATGTATGTTTGTGGCAGCAGGCTTGTGAACGAGGGTGTGAAGGACGTACTCAAAAGGATGTATGTTGAGGGTGTGCAGAAGCAAAACGGCCAAGATCTTACGGAGGCGCAGGTTGAAGAGTGGTGGGCGAGTACAAGAAGGGACAGGTACGCGGTTGATGTATTCTAG
- a CDS encoding hypothetical protein (antiSMASH:Cluster_14; EggNog:ENOG503P41H), translating into MSDCSRIQQYAEALRPFIESDEDFQRAHQEPTMIPQEVYERLSRWISDSASKIMWVDGPAFSPGSTALSKAALEATDKVLNAGIPCISYFCKSRSSFARSNAGGSGGGSGSTPRLRHRDAAVISLCYSIIRQLAYVLPLEGLKAGKALDANQFEKLNGTLHSLPTALNIIKALFEYAPPVICFVIDGLQDAGDRDSIKYLWNFIILSREQRKDSSRVCKILFTIDGRSEVLDRGTEVRERVDASRLVQARGGRSFPGGVYI; encoded by the coding sequence ATGTCCGACTGTTCGCGAATCCAACAATACGCCGAAGCCCTCAGACCATTTATCGAGAGTGACGAAGACTTCCAAAGAGCCCACCAAGAGCCAACCATGATCCCGCAAGAGGTCTATGAGCGGCTCAGCAGATGGATATCTGATTCTGCCTCCAAGATAATGTGGGTAGACGGCCCGGCGTTTTCCCCTGGCAGCACCGCGCTTTCCAAGGCGGCCTTGGAAGCCACCGACAAAGTCTTGAACGCTGGCATTCCTTGCATTTCATACTTTTGCAAGTCCCGCTCCAGCTTCGCCAGGAGTAACGCTGGCGGCAGTGGCGGCGGAAGTGGCAGCACACCAAGATTACGCCACAGAGATGCCGCAGTTATATCTCTCTGTTACTCCATCATCCGCCAACTCGCCTATGTTCTTCCCCTGGAAGGGCTCAAAGCAGGCAAAGCCCTCGACGCTAACCAATTCGAAAAGCTAAATGGAACTCTCCACAGCCTTCCCACCGCGTtgaacatcatcaaggcgCTGTTCGAATACGCACCGCCCGTGATCTGTTTTGTCATCGACGGGCTTCAGGATGCAGGAGACAGGGACAGCATCAAGTACCTCTGGAATTTCATAATCCTATCGCGTGAGCAAAGGAAGGATTCCAGTCGGGTATGCAAGATCTTGTTCACGATTGATGGGCGGAGTGAAGTGCTGGATCGTGGCACAGAGGtgcgggagagggtggatgcATCTAGGCTGGTGCAAGCCAGGGGAGGAAGATCATTCCCGGGTGGAGTTTACATCTAG
- a CDS encoding hypothetical protein (antiSMASH:Cluster_14; EggNog:ENOG503PWZR), which translates to MVSAKYLLLAPTSCLTFIANGSVWWHTCGNYKCPHTGSYEGFSGTSPCIRLDSSIRSIGLTRVGTKSTTCSIFSDNKLPRPEAERGLQWDVLLHGVQPELGEHEVLLQCLSARAWGWKVN; encoded by the exons aTGGTCAGCGCCAagtacctcctcctcgcacCTACCAGCTGTCTCACCTTTATCGCCAACGGCAGCGTCTGGTGGCATACTTGCGG CAACTACAAGTGTCCCCACACTGGCTCTTATGAGGGTTTCAGTGGTACCAGCCCCTGCATCAGGCTCGACAGCTCCATCCGCTCGATCGGGCTCACCCGCGTCGGCACCAAGTCGACCACTTGCAGCATCTTCTCTGACAACAagctgccaagaccagagGCAGAGCGTGGGCTCCAGTGGGACGTACTCTTGCACGGCGTTCAACCAGAACTCGGGGAGCATGAGGTGCTACTACAATGTCTAAGCGCTCGAGCCTGGGGTTGGAAGGTCAACTGA